A stretch of Chionomys nivalis chromosome 2, mChiNiv1.1, whole genome shotgun sequence DNA encodes these proteins:
- the LOC130867631 gene encoding membrane cofactor protein-like: MQLNGDPKDSYGTGEKVEYSCRPGYTRRPTVNIFSVCTADGQWSPISKDVCYKKSCPRQEDPVNGQVNYLNGSSEFGTQIQYTCHPGFVLIGDGILYCLLSGSDVQWSADPPICTKILCQPPPNINNGEFFPSHKDVFEYHEVATYQCNRVPPGQDELSLVGERQIYCSENREWSANPPECKVVRCPYPVIQNGRQTSGFSKKYSYRARVMFECNQGLFLHGSDTVMCEGNNTWQPPIPICRSEPPPSPPPPPPPPAIPSSTSVLSSIKGEAFGFGDSKGWIISLIMMAVLELQ, from the coding sequence ATGCAGCTCAATGGCGATCCTAAAGACAGTTATGGGACTGGGGAAAAAGTGGAATactcatgtagaccaggataTACACGACGACCTACTGTCAACATCTTCAGTGTGTGCACTGCAGACGGCCAGTGGTCACCCATTTCAAAGGATGTTTGTTACAAAAAGTCATGTCCAAGGCAAGAAGATCCCGTAAATGGTCAAGTAAACTATCTGAATGGAAGTTCTGAGTTTGGTACACAAATTCAATATACTTGCCATCCTGGCTTTGTCTTAATTGGTGACGGAATTCTATATTGTCTTCTTTCAGGATCAGATGTACAGTGGAGTGCTGATCCCCCAATATGTACAAAAATTTTATGTCAGCCACCTCCAAATATAAATAATGGAGAATTTTTCCCAAGTCACAAAGACGTATTTGAATACCATGAAGTGGCAACTTACCAATGTAACCGTGTTCCTCCTGGTCAGGATGAACTGTCCCTTGTTGGTGAGAGACAGATCTATTGCTCTGAAAATAGAGAATGGAGCGCTAACCCTCCTGAGTGCAAAGTGGTCAGATGTCCATATCCCGTAATTCAGAACGGGAGACAGACGTCAGGATTCAGTAAGAAATACTCCTATAGAGCAAGGGTCATGTTTGAATGTAACCAGGGGCTTTTCCTTCATGGCAGCGACACTGTCATGTGTGAGGGTAATAATACATGGCAGCCACCAATTCCAATATGTCGGAGTGAGCcccctccttccccacctccccctcctccccctcctgcaATACCTTCCAGCACAAGTGTTCTGAGCTCTATCAAAGGAGAAGCATTTGGTTTTGGAGATTCAAAGGGATGGATCATCTCTCTGATAATGATGGCTGTGTTGGAGCTACAGTAA